From a single Sebastes umbrosus isolate fSebUmb1 chromosome 17, fSebUmb1.pri, whole genome shotgun sequence genomic region:
- the vdac1 gene encoding voltage-dependent anion-selective channel protein 1: MMAVPPTYIDLGKSARDVFTKGYGFGVIKLDLKTKSENGMEFTSTGSANTETSKVAGSLETKYKWQEHGLTLTEKWNTDNTLGTELTLEDQLAKGLKLTFDSSFSPNTGKKSGKVKTGYKCDHINLGCDVNYDINGTAIHGAAVVGYEGWLAGYQMTFEAGRNRITQSNFAVGFKTDEFQLHTNVNDGTEFGGSIYQKVNDQLETAVNLAWTAGNSNTRFGIAAKYQIDPDASFSAKVNNSSLVGLGYTQTLKPGIKLTLSALLDGKNINAGGHKLGLGLEFQA; encoded by the exons atgatggcTGTACCTCCCACCTACATTGACCTTGGAAAGTCTGCCAGGGATGTTTTCACCAAGGGATACG gCTTTGGGGTCATCAAGCTGGACTTGAAAACAAAGTCTGAGAATGGAATG GAGTTCACCAGCACAGGCTCGGCCAACACTGAGACCAGCAAGGTCGCTGGGTCCCTGGAGACCAAGTACAAGTGGCAGGAGCACGGACTGACCCTCACAGAGAAGTGGAACACCGACAACACCCTGGGGACCGAGCTCACCCTTGAAGACCAG TTGGCAAAGGGGCTTAAGCTGACGTTCGATTCCTCCTTCTCGCCAAACACCGG CAAGAAGAGCGGGAAGGTCAAGACGGGCTACAAGTGCGACCACATTAACCTCGGCTGCGACGTCAACTACGACATCAACGGTACAGCCATCCACGGCGCAGCGGTGGTGGGCTACGAGGGCTGGCTGGCCGGCTACCAGATGACCTTCGAGGCTGGCAGGAACAGGATCACCCAGAGCAACTTCGCGGTTGGATTCAAGACGGACGAGTTTCAGCTCCATACAAATGT AAATGATGGCACTGAGTTCGGTGGTTCCATCTACCAGAAGGTGAACGACCAACTGGAGACGGCGGTCAACCTGGCCTGGACTGCCGGGAACAGCAACACCCGCTTTGGCATCGCCGCCAAGTATCAGATTGATCCTGATGCGTCTTTCTCT GCCAAGGTGAACAACTCCAGCCTCGTGGGCCTGGGCTACACTCAGACTCTGAAGCCAG gcaTCAAGCTGACACTCTCTGCTCTCCTCGATGGCAAGAACATCAACGCTGGTGGCCACAAACTTGGTCTCGGCCTCGAATTCCAGGCGTAG